A stretch of the Alnus glutinosa chromosome 6, dhAlnGlut1.1, whole genome shotgun sequence genome encodes the following:
- the LOC133870712 gene encoding protein SICKLE isoform X5: MEESENRRERLKAMRMQAAQAEVSNNAESSGVPGCLSNPLIETSVVQESCTPRFDFYTDPMSAFSDSRKRSNAASQIRPDYFKSPSSGGSLMSRFSPSHPGPRNPVMTPPVHHIQSSWSSGPHRSPIGTASPFPMHPRTPEVWNGPMGPTSYSFSSNPSRGGHPPSPAFGPRGGSQYLNTGQGRGQWVSQSPSPGSGPGLSPSPRPGRGGGLSPSPRPGRGGGRWYDSSMSPGSGRGRGYYTPQGPERFYNASMLEDPWKFLEPVLWKCVVSSNTPYSSKSWTGKSQSTKKARVSEASNKSSSQPSLAEYLAASFNEALNDAANT; this comes from the exons ATGGAGGAGTCAGAGAATAGAAGAGAGAGACTGAAAGCAATGCGTATGCAAGCTGCTCAGGCTGAAGTTTCTAATAATGCTGAAAGTTCTGGGGTGCCTGGTTGTCTCTCCAATCCATTGATTGAAACCTCTGTGGTGCAGGAGTCATGCACTCCAAGGTTTGACTTTTACACAGATCCAATGTCCGCATTCTCTGATAGCAGGAAGAGGAGCAATGCTGCTAGTCAGATCAGACCAGATTATTTCAAGTCTCCAAGTAGTGGTGGTTCTCTTATGTCACGGTTTTCACCATCTCATCCAG GACCAAGGAACCCTGTAATGACACCTCCCGTTCATCATATCCAGAGCAGTTGGTCATC TGGCCCCCATAGAAGCCCAATAGGAACGGCCAGTCCTTTTCCAATGCATCCACGAACTCCTGAAGTCTGGAATGGACCCATGGGGCCAACTAGCTATAGTTTTTCATCTAATCCATCTAGAGGGGGTCATCCTCCAAGTCCTGCTTTTGGACCAAGAGGAGGTAGCCAATATTTAAATACTGGGCAAGGCAGGGGTCAATGGGTCAGCCAGAGTCCAAGCCCTGGTTCAGGACCAGGGCTTAGTCCTAGCCCTAGACCAGGAAGAGGTGGGGGCCTTAGTCCTAGCCCTAGACCAGGAAGAGGTGGGGGCCGCTGGTACGACAGCAGCATGAGCCCTGGTTCAGGACGAGGCAGGGGTTATTATACTCCACAAGGGCCAGAGCGGTTTTACAATGCGTCCATGTTGGAAGACCCGTGGAAGTTTTTGGAACCTGTTCTATGGAAGTGCGTGGTTAGTTCGAACACCCCTTACTCGTCAAAATCCTGGACTGGAAAATCTCAGAGCACAAAAAAAGCAAGAGTTTCAGAAGCTTCAAACAAGTCAAGTTCACAACCAAGCTTAGCGGAGTACTTGGCTGCCTCATTTAATGAAGCTCTCAACGACGCAGCAAATACATGA
- the LOC133870712 gene encoding protein SICKLE isoform X4, with product MEESENRRERLKAMRMQAAQAEVSNNAESSGVPGCLSNPLIETSVVQESCTPRFDFYTDPMSAFSDSRKRSNAASQIRPDYFKSPSSGGSLMSRFSPSHPAGPRNPVMTPPVHHIQSSWSSGPHRSPIGTASPFPMHPRTPEVWNGPMGPTSYSFSSNPSRGGHPPSPAFGPRGGSQYLNTGQGRGQWVSQSPSPGSGPGLSPSPRPGRGGGLSPSPRPGRGGGRWYDSSMSPGSGRGRGYYTPQGPERFYNASMLEDPWKFLEPVLWKCVVSSNTPYSSKSWTGKSQSTKKARVSEASNKSSSQPSLAEYLAASFNEALNDAANT from the exons ATGGAGGAGTCAGAGAATAGAAGAGAGAGACTGAAAGCAATGCGTATGCAAGCTGCTCAGGCTGAAGTTTCTAATAATGCTGAAAGTTCTGGGGTGCCTGGTTGTCTCTCCAATCCATTGATTGAAACCTCTGTGGTGCAGGAGTCATGCACTCCAAGGTTTGACTTTTACACAGATCCAATGTCCGCATTCTCTGATAGCAGGAAGAGGAGCAATGCTGCTAGTCAGATCAGACCAGATTATTTCAAGTCTCCAAGTAGTGGTGGTTCTCTTATGTCACGGTTTTCACCATCTCATCCAG CAGGACCAAGGAACCCTGTAATGACACCTCCCGTTCATCATATCCAGAGCAGTTGGTCATC TGGCCCCCATAGAAGCCCAATAGGAACGGCCAGTCCTTTTCCAATGCATCCACGAACTCCTGAAGTCTGGAATGGACCCATGGGGCCAACTAGCTATAGTTTTTCATCTAATCCATCTAGAGGGGGTCATCCTCCAAGTCCTGCTTTTGGACCAAGAGGAGGTAGCCAATATTTAAATACTGGGCAAGGCAGGGGTCAATGGGTCAGCCAGAGTCCAAGCCCTGGTTCAGGACCAGGGCTTAGTCCTAGCCCTAGACCAGGAAGAGGTGGGGGCCTTAGTCCTAGCCCTAGACCAGGAAGAGGTGGGGGCCGCTGGTACGACAGCAGCATGAGCCCTGGTTCAGGACGAGGCAGGGGTTATTATACTCCACAAGGGCCAGAGCGGTTTTACAATGCGTCCATGTTGGAAGACCCGTGGAAGTTTTTGGAACCTGTTCTATGGAAGTGCGTGGTTAGTTCGAACACCCCTTACTCGTCAAAATCCTGGACTGGAAAATCTCAGAGCACAAAAAAAGCAAGAGTTTCAGAAGCTTCAAACAAGTCAAGTTCACAACCAAGCTTAGCGGAGTACTTGGCTGCCTCATTTAATGAAGCTCTCAACGACGCAGCAAATACATGA
- the LOC133870712 gene encoding protein SICKLE isoform X1 has translation MEESENRRERLKAMRMQAAQAEVSNNAESSGVPGCLSNPLIETSVVQESCTPRFDFYTDPMSAFSDSRKRSNAASQIRPDYFKSPSSGGSLMSRFSPSHPAGPRNPVMTPPVHHIQSSWSSNQTMYEAQGSSYSSGPHRSPIGTASPFPMHPRTPEVWNGPMGPTSYSFSSNPSRGGHPPSPAFGPRGGSQYLNTGQGRGQWVSQSPSPGSGPGLSPSPRPGRGGGLSPSPRPGRGGGRWYDSSMSPGSGRGRGYYTPQGPERFYNASMLEDPWKFLEPVLWKCVVSSNTPYSSKSWTGKSQSTKKARVSEASNKSSSQPSLAEYLAASFNEALNDAANT, from the exons ATGGAGGAGTCAGAGAATAGAAGAGAGAGACTGAAAGCAATGCGTATGCAAGCTGCTCAGGCTGAAGTTTCTAATAATGCTGAAAGTTCTGGGGTGCCTGGTTGTCTCTCCAATCCATTGATTGAAACCTCTGTGGTGCAGGAGTCATGCACTCCAAGGTTTGACTTTTACACAGATCCAATGTCCGCATTCTCTGATAGCAGGAAGAGGAGCAATGCTGCTAGTCAGATCAGACCAGATTATTTCAAGTCTCCAAGTAGTGGTGGTTCTCTTATGTCACGGTTTTCACCATCTCATCCAG CAGGACCAAGGAACCCTGTAATGACACCTCCCGTTCATCATATCCAGAGCAGTTGGTCATCCAACCAGACAATGTACGAAGCACAAGGTTCTTCTTACAGCTCTGGCCCCCATAGAAGCCCAATAGGAACGGCCAGTCCTTTTCCAATGCATCCACGAACTCCTGAAGTCTGGAATGGACCCATGGGGCCAACTAGCTATAGTTTTTCATCTAATCCATCTAGAGGGGGTCATCCTCCAAGTCCTGCTTTTGGACCAAGAGGAGGTAGCCAATATTTAAATACTGGGCAAGGCAGGGGTCAATGGGTCAGCCAGAGTCCAAGCCCTGGTTCAGGACCAGGGCTTAGTCCTAGCCCTAGACCAGGAAGAGGTGGGGGCCTTAGTCCTAGCCCTAGACCAGGAAGAGGTGGGGGCCGCTGGTACGACAGCAGCATGAGCCCTGGTTCAGGACGAGGCAGGGGTTATTATACTCCACAAGGGCCAGAGCGGTTTTACAATGCGTCCATGTTGGAAGACCCGTGGAAGTTTTTGGAACCTGTTCTATGGAAGTGCGTGGTTAGTTCGAACACCCCTTACTCGTCAAAATCCTGGACTGGAAAATCTCAGAGCACAAAAAAAGCAAGAGTTTCAGAAGCTTCAAACAAGTCAAGTTCACAACCAAGCTTAGCGGAGTACTTGGCTGCCTCATTTAATGAAGCTCTCAACGACGCAGCAAATACATGA
- the LOC133870712 gene encoding protein SICKLE isoform X3, with translation MEESENRRERLKAMRMQAAQAEVSNNAESSGVPGCLSNPLIETSVVQESCTPRFDFYTDPMSAFSDSRKRSNAASQIRPDYFKSPSSGGSLMSRFSPSHPAGPRNPVMTPPVHHIQSSWSSNQTMYEAQGSSYSSGPHRSPIGTASPFPMHPRTPEVWNGPMGPTSYSFSSNPSRGGHPPSPAFGPRGGSQYLNTGQGRGQWVSQSPSPGSGPGLSPSPRPGRGGGRWYDSSMSPGSGRGRGYYTPQGPERFYNASMLEDPWKFLEPVLWKCVVSSNTPYSSKSWTGKSQSTKKARVSEASNKSSSQPSLAEYLAASFNEALNDAANT, from the exons ATGGAGGAGTCAGAGAATAGAAGAGAGAGACTGAAAGCAATGCGTATGCAAGCTGCTCAGGCTGAAGTTTCTAATAATGCTGAAAGTTCTGGGGTGCCTGGTTGTCTCTCCAATCCATTGATTGAAACCTCTGTGGTGCAGGAGTCATGCACTCCAAGGTTTGACTTTTACACAGATCCAATGTCCGCATTCTCTGATAGCAGGAAGAGGAGCAATGCTGCTAGTCAGATCAGACCAGATTATTTCAAGTCTCCAAGTAGTGGTGGTTCTCTTATGTCACGGTTTTCACCATCTCATCCAG CAGGACCAAGGAACCCTGTAATGACACCTCCCGTTCATCATATCCAGAGCAGTTGGTCATCCAACCAGACAATGTACGAAGCACAAGGTTCTTCTTACAGCTCTGGCCCCCATAGAAGCCCAATAGGAACGGCCAGTCCTTTTCCAATGCATCCACGAACTCCTGAAGTCTGGAATGGACCCATGGGGCCAACTAGCTATAGTTTTTCATCTAATCCATCTAGAGGGGGTCATCCTCCAAGTCCTGCTTTTGGACCAAGAGGAGGTAGCCAATATTTAAATACTGGGCAAGGCAGGGGTCAATGGGTCAGCCAGAGTCCAAGCCCTGGTTCAGGACCAGGGCTTAGTCCTAGCCCTAGACCAGGAAGAG GTGGGGGCCGCTGGTACGACAGCAGCATGAGCCCTGGTTCAGGACGAGGCAGGGGTTATTATACTCCACAAGGGCCAGAGCGGTTTTACAATGCGTCCATGTTGGAAGACCCGTGGAAGTTTTTGGAACCTGTTCTATGGAAGTGCGTGGTTAGTTCGAACACCCCTTACTCGTCAAAATCCTGGACTGGAAAATCTCAGAGCACAAAAAAAGCAAGAGTTTCAGAAGCTTCAAACAAGTCAAGTTCACAACCAAGCTTAGCGGAGTACTTGGCTGCCTCATTTAATGAAGCTCTCAACGACGCAGCAAATACATGA
- the LOC133870712 gene encoding protein SICKLE isoform X2, with the protein MEESENRRERLKAMRMQAAQAEVSNNAESSGVPGCLSNPLIETSVVQESCTPRFDFYTDPMSAFSDSRKRSNAASQIRPDYFKSPSSGGSLMSRFSPSHPGPRNPVMTPPVHHIQSSWSSNQTMYEAQGSSYSSGPHRSPIGTASPFPMHPRTPEVWNGPMGPTSYSFSSNPSRGGHPPSPAFGPRGGSQYLNTGQGRGQWVSQSPSPGSGPGLSPSPRPGRGGGLSPSPRPGRGGGRWYDSSMSPGSGRGRGYYTPQGPERFYNASMLEDPWKFLEPVLWKCVVSSNTPYSSKSWTGKSQSTKKARVSEASNKSSSQPSLAEYLAASFNEALNDAANT; encoded by the exons ATGGAGGAGTCAGAGAATAGAAGAGAGAGACTGAAAGCAATGCGTATGCAAGCTGCTCAGGCTGAAGTTTCTAATAATGCTGAAAGTTCTGGGGTGCCTGGTTGTCTCTCCAATCCATTGATTGAAACCTCTGTGGTGCAGGAGTCATGCACTCCAAGGTTTGACTTTTACACAGATCCAATGTCCGCATTCTCTGATAGCAGGAAGAGGAGCAATGCTGCTAGTCAGATCAGACCAGATTATTTCAAGTCTCCAAGTAGTGGTGGTTCTCTTATGTCACGGTTTTCACCATCTCATCCAG GACCAAGGAACCCTGTAATGACACCTCCCGTTCATCATATCCAGAGCAGTTGGTCATCCAACCAGACAATGTACGAAGCACAAGGTTCTTCTTACAGCTCTGGCCCCCATAGAAGCCCAATAGGAACGGCCAGTCCTTTTCCAATGCATCCACGAACTCCTGAAGTCTGGAATGGACCCATGGGGCCAACTAGCTATAGTTTTTCATCTAATCCATCTAGAGGGGGTCATCCTCCAAGTCCTGCTTTTGGACCAAGAGGAGGTAGCCAATATTTAAATACTGGGCAAGGCAGGGGTCAATGGGTCAGCCAGAGTCCAAGCCCTGGTTCAGGACCAGGGCTTAGTCCTAGCCCTAGACCAGGAAGAGGTGGGGGCCTTAGTCCTAGCCCTAGACCAGGAAGAGGTGGGGGCCGCTGGTACGACAGCAGCATGAGCCCTGGTTCAGGACGAGGCAGGGGTTATTATACTCCACAAGGGCCAGAGCGGTTTTACAATGCGTCCATGTTGGAAGACCCGTGGAAGTTTTTGGAACCTGTTCTATGGAAGTGCGTGGTTAGTTCGAACACCCCTTACTCGTCAAAATCCTGGACTGGAAAATCTCAGAGCACAAAAAAAGCAAGAGTTTCAGAAGCTTCAAACAAGTCAAGTTCACAACCAAGCTTAGCGGAGTACTTGGCTGCCTCATTTAATGAAGCTCTCAACGACGCAGCAAATACATGA